Below is a window of Deltaproteobacteria bacterium DNA.
GGCAGTCATAGCCGCGCGGGGGCGTGCAGACATAGGCTTGGCTTCGTCGAGTGCGGAGATGCGGATGAGCCGGACACGATTCTCGGTCGATGACGTGCTTTGTATCGGGTGCCGGCTCTGCGAGGAGCGGGCGCCGGAGAACATGGAGATGGCGCGCGGGAATTCGGCCGCCATCGTGCGCAAGCAGCCGGAATCGGACGAGGAAGAAGAGGCGTGCCGCGAGGCGGCCGAGTACTGCCCGACGGGGGGGCTGATCCCCACGGAGCCGGCCGCCGCCGAATCGAAGGAAGAGAGCGAGGCGCGCGCCCCGTCCCAGTGAGCCCTCGGACGCGCGGGCTTCAGTCGAGCTTGCCGAGGATCATGCCGCTCGTCGGCACGCCGACCCCGGCGGTGACCAGCACGTGGTCGTTGCGCGCGGGCTGGTTGACGGAGGTGCCGCGGATCAGCCGCACGCCCTCGTTCACGCCGTTCATTCCGTGGATGTAGG
It encodes the following:
- a CDS encoding ferredoxin gives rise to the protein MMAVIAARGRADIGLASSSAEMRMSRTRFSVDDVLCIGCRLCEERAPENMEMARGNSAAIVRKQPESDEEEEACREAAEYCPTGGLIPTEPAAAESKEESEARAPSQ